In Grus americana isolate bGruAme1 chromosome 4, bGruAme1.mat, whole genome shotgun sequence, one genomic interval encodes:
- the ABHD18 gene encoding protein ABHD18 isoform X4, producing MGGALVLESAALLHWLEREGYGPLGMTGISMGGHMASLAVTNWPKPLPLIPCLSWSTASAVFTTGVLSKAVNWRELEKQYFTQTVYEEEIIQMLEYCGTDSFKMGQDFVKNFPDSVESLEDVDMTSGMFDLDSSDKTVSKEAVHSFPTSKSTLSASSERLLIQDAPKMQCINQTFSTSSNSNKNLTSPQGHRINKRRRSDTLQRESLRFMKGVMDECTHVANFSVPVDPSLIIVVQAKEDAYIPRTGVRSLQEIWPGCEIRYLDGGHVSAYLFKQGLFRQAIYDAFDRFLQKYAV from the exons ATGGGAGGAGCTCTTGTTCTAGAATCGGCAGCTCTTTTGCACTGGCTAGAGAGAGAAGGCTATGGACCGCTAGGGATGACTGGAATATCCATGGGAGGACAT ATGGCTTCACTGGCAGTGACAAACTGGCCTAAGCCATTGCCCTTGATTCCATGTCTTTCCTGGTCAACAGCTTCTGCAGTCTTTACTACG GGTGTGTTGAGCAAGGCAGTGAACTGGAGAGAGCTAGAGAAACAGTATTTTACGCAAACTGTTTATGAAGAAGAAATCATTCAAATGCTTGAATACTGTGGA ACGGATTCTTTTAAGATGGGACAAGACTTTGTTAAAAACTTCCCTGACAGTGTGGAGAGTCTGGAGGATGTGGACATGACTTCCGGAATGTTCGACCTTGATTCCTCAGACAAGACTGTATCTAAAGAAGCTGTTCACAGCTTTCCCACAAGTAAAAGTACTCTAAGTGCCTCATCGGAAAGACTCTTAATACAAGATGCTCCTAAAATGCAGTGCAtaaatcaaacattttcaaCCAGTAGCAATAGCAATAAAAACTTAACCAGCCCACAGGGACACAGGATAAATAAAAGAAGGAGGAGTGACACTTTACAGAGAGAGTCCTTAAGGTTCATGAAAGGAGTAATGGATGAATGTACCCATGTAGCTAACTTCTCAG taCCAGTTGACCCAAGTTTAATCATAGTTGTACAAGCTAAGGAGGATGCATATATTCCTCGAACTGGGGTGCGCAGTCTTCAAGAAATCTGGCCCGGATGTGAAATTAGGTATCTGGATGGAGGTCATGTCAGTGCCTACCTCTTCAAACAAGGACTCTTTAG ACAAGCGATTTATGATGCGTTTGACcgctttcttcagaaatatgcaGTTTAA
- the ABHD18 gene encoding protein ABHD18 isoform X1 produces the protein MGVSKLDVLYRKLLLTKLFIRGWGKPEDLKRIFEFRKIIGNREKCQTLVSKDYPVFIDKVEEQSDCKILEGHFISPLAHYVPGILPVESLVARFQFIIPRRWNSKHRPVCIHLAGTGDHHFWRRRTLMARPMIKEACMASLLLENPYYGCRKPKDQLRSCLKNVSDLFVMGGALVLESAALLHWLEREGYGPLGMTGISMGGHMASLAVTNWPKPLPLIPCLSWSTASAVFTTGVLSKAVNWRELEKQYFTQTVYEEEIIQMLEYCGTDSFKMGQDFVKNFPDSVESLEDVDMTSGMFDLDSSDKTVSKEAVHSFPTSKSTLSASSERLLIQDAPKMQCINQTFSTSSNSNKNLTSPQGHRINKRRRSDTLQRESLRFMKGVMDECTHVANFSVPVDPSLIIVVQAKEDAYIPRTGVRSLQEIWPGCEIRYLDGGHVSAYLFKQGLFRQAIYDAFDRFLQKYAV, from the exons ATGGGTGTGAGTAAATTAGATGTCTTGTACAGAAAGCTTCTCCTCACTAAACTTTTCATCAGAGGATGGGGAAAGCCAGAGGATCTGAAAAG AATATTTGAATTCAGAAAGATTATtggaaacagggaaaaatgCCAGACGTTGGTTTCGAAAGATTACCCAGTGTTCATTGACAAG GTTGAGGAGCAATCCGACTGTAAAATCCTTGAGGGTCACTTCATTTCCCCATTGGCTCATTATGTCCCAGGTATCCTGCCAGTTGAATCTCTTGTAGCAAG ATTTCAGTTCATCATACCCAGAAGATGGAATAGCAAGCACAGACCTGTGTGCATTCATTTAGCAGGCACTGGAGATCAT CACTTCTGGAGGAGACGCACATTAATGGCACGCCCAATGATTAAAGAAGCCTGTATGGCTTCCCTATTGCTAGAAAATCCTTATTAT GGCTGTAGAAAACCTAAGGATCAATT acgatcatgtttaaaaaatgtctcGGACCTGTTTGTGATGGGAGGAGCTCTTGTTCTAGAATCGGCAGCTCTTTTGCACTGGCTAGAGAGAGAAGGCTATGGACCGCTAGGGATGACTGGAATATCCATGGGAGGACAT ATGGCTTCACTGGCAGTGACAAACTGGCCTAAGCCATTGCCCTTGATTCCATGTCTTTCCTGGTCAACAGCTTCTGCAGTCTTTACTACG GGTGTGTTGAGCAAGGCAGTGAACTGGAGAGAGCTAGAGAAACAGTATTTTACGCAAACTGTTTATGAAGAAGAAATCATTCAAATGCTTGAATACTGTGGA ACGGATTCTTTTAAGATGGGACAAGACTTTGTTAAAAACTTCCCTGACAGTGTGGAGAGTCTGGAGGATGTGGACATGACTTCCGGAATGTTCGACCTTGATTCCTCAGACAAGACTGTATCTAAAGAAGCTGTTCACAGCTTTCCCACAAGTAAAAGTACTCTAAGTGCCTCATCGGAAAGACTCTTAATACAAGATGCTCCTAAAATGCAGTGCAtaaatcaaacattttcaaCCAGTAGCAATAGCAATAAAAACTTAACCAGCCCACAGGGACACAGGATAAATAAAAGAAGGAGGAGTGACACTTTACAGAGAGAGTCCTTAAGGTTCATGAAAGGAGTAATGGATGAATGTACCCATGTAGCTAACTTCTCAG taCCAGTTGACCCAAGTTTAATCATAGTTGTACAAGCTAAGGAGGATGCATATATTCCTCGAACTGGGGTGCGCAGTCTTCAAGAAATCTGGCCCGGATGTGAAATTAGGTATCTGGATGGAGGTCATGTCAGTGCCTACCTCTTCAAACAAGGACTCTTTAG ACAAGCGATTTATGATGCGTTTGACcgctttcttcagaaatatgcaGTTTAA
- the ABHD18 gene encoding protein ABHD18 isoform X3: MGKARGSEKVEEQSDCKILEGHFISPLAHYVPGILPVESLVARFQFIIPRRWNSKHRPVCIHLAGTGDHHFWRRRTLMARPMIKEACMASLLLENPYYGCRKPKDQLRSCLKNVSDLFVMGGALVLESAALLHWLEREGYGPLGMTGISMGGHMASLAVTNWPKPLPLIPCLSWSTASAVFTTGVLSKAVNWRELEKQYFTQTVYEEEIIQMLEYCGTDSFKMGQDFVKNFPDSVESLEDVDMTSGMFDLDSSDKTVSKEAVHSFPTSKSTLSASSERLLIQDAPKMQCINQTFSTSSNSNKNLTSPQGHRINKRRRSDTLQRESLRFMKGVMDECTHVANFSVPVDPSLIIVVQAKEDAYIPRTGVRSLQEIWPGCEIRYLDGGHVSAYLFKQGLFRQAIYDAFDRFLQKYAV, from the exons ATGGGGAAAGCCAGAGGATCTGAAAAG GTTGAGGAGCAATCCGACTGTAAAATCCTTGAGGGTCACTTCATTTCCCCATTGGCTCATTATGTCCCAGGTATCCTGCCAGTTGAATCTCTTGTAGCAAG ATTTCAGTTCATCATACCCAGAAGATGGAATAGCAAGCACAGACCTGTGTGCATTCATTTAGCAGGCACTGGAGATCAT CACTTCTGGAGGAGACGCACATTAATGGCACGCCCAATGATTAAAGAAGCCTGTATGGCTTCCCTATTGCTAGAAAATCCTTATTAT GGCTGTAGAAAACCTAAGGATCAATT acgatcatgtttaaaaaatgtctcGGACCTGTTTGTGATGGGAGGAGCTCTTGTTCTAGAATCGGCAGCTCTTTTGCACTGGCTAGAGAGAGAAGGCTATGGACCGCTAGGGATGACTGGAATATCCATGGGAGGACAT ATGGCTTCACTGGCAGTGACAAACTGGCCTAAGCCATTGCCCTTGATTCCATGTCTTTCCTGGTCAACAGCTTCTGCAGTCTTTACTACG GGTGTGTTGAGCAAGGCAGTGAACTGGAGAGAGCTAGAGAAACAGTATTTTACGCAAACTGTTTATGAAGAAGAAATCATTCAAATGCTTGAATACTGTGGA ACGGATTCTTTTAAGATGGGACAAGACTTTGTTAAAAACTTCCCTGACAGTGTGGAGAGTCTGGAGGATGTGGACATGACTTCCGGAATGTTCGACCTTGATTCCTCAGACAAGACTGTATCTAAAGAAGCTGTTCACAGCTTTCCCACAAGTAAAAGTACTCTAAGTGCCTCATCGGAAAGACTCTTAATACAAGATGCTCCTAAAATGCAGTGCAtaaatcaaacattttcaaCCAGTAGCAATAGCAATAAAAACTTAACCAGCCCACAGGGACACAGGATAAATAAAAGAAGGAGGAGTGACACTTTACAGAGAGAGTCCTTAAGGTTCATGAAAGGAGTAATGGATGAATGTACCCATGTAGCTAACTTCTCAG taCCAGTTGACCCAAGTTTAATCATAGTTGTACAAGCTAAGGAGGATGCATATATTCCTCGAACTGGGGTGCGCAGTCTTCAAGAAATCTGGCCCGGATGTGAAATTAGGTATCTGGATGGAGGTCATGTCAGTGCCTACCTCTTCAAACAAGGACTCTTTAG ACAAGCGATTTATGATGCGTTTGACcgctttcttcagaaatatgcaGTTTAA
- the ABHD18 gene encoding protein ABHD18 isoform X2 — MGVSKLDVLYRKLLLTKLFIRGWGKPEDLKRIFEFRKIIGNREKCQTLVSKDYPVFIDKVEEQSDCKILEGHFISPLAHYVPGILPVESLVARFQFIIPRRWNSKHRPVCIHLAGTGDHHFWRRRTLMARPMIKEACMASLLLENPYYGCRKPKDQLRSCLKNVSDLFVMGGALVLESAALLHWLEREGYGPLGMTGISMGGHMASLAVTNWPKPLPLIPCLSWSTASAVFTTGVLSKAVNWRELEKQYFTQTVYEEEIIQMLEYCGTDSFKMGQDFVKNFPDSVESLEDVDMTSGMFDLDSSDKTVSKEAVHSFPTSKSTLSASSERLLIQDAPKMQCINQTFSTSSNSNKNLTSPQGHRINKRRRSDTLQRESLRFMKGVMDECTHVANFSDVSLFFSLKKKRSERTDLNATKFC; from the exons ATGGGTGTGAGTAAATTAGATGTCTTGTACAGAAAGCTTCTCCTCACTAAACTTTTCATCAGAGGATGGGGAAAGCCAGAGGATCTGAAAAG AATATTTGAATTCAGAAAGATTATtggaaacagggaaaaatgCCAGACGTTGGTTTCGAAAGATTACCCAGTGTTCATTGACAAG GTTGAGGAGCAATCCGACTGTAAAATCCTTGAGGGTCACTTCATTTCCCCATTGGCTCATTATGTCCCAGGTATCCTGCCAGTTGAATCTCTTGTAGCAAG ATTTCAGTTCATCATACCCAGAAGATGGAATAGCAAGCACAGACCTGTGTGCATTCATTTAGCAGGCACTGGAGATCAT CACTTCTGGAGGAGACGCACATTAATGGCACGCCCAATGATTAAAGAAGCCTGTATGGCTTCCCTATTGCTAGAAAATCCTTATTAT GGCTGTAGAAAACCTAAGGATCAATT acgatcatgtttaaaaaatgtctcGGACCTGTTTGTGATGGGAGGAGCTCTTGTTCTAGAATCGGCAGCTCTTTTGCACTGGCTAGAGAGAGAAGGCTATGGACCGCTAGGGATGACTGGAATATCCATGGGAGGACAT ATGGCTTCACTGGCAGTGACAAACTGGCCTAAGCCATTGCCCTTGATTCCATGTCTTTCCTGGTCAACAGCTTCTGCAGTCTTTACTACG GGTGTGTTGAGCAAGGCAGTGAACTGGAGAGAGCTAGAGAAACAGTATTTTACGCAAACTGTTTATGAAGAAGAAATCATTCAAATGCTTGAATACTGTGGA ACGGATTCTTTTAAGATGGGACAAGACTTTGTTAAAAACTTCCCTGACAGTGTGGAGAGTCTGGAGGATGTGGACATGACTTCCGGAATGTTCGACCTTGATTCCTCAGACAAGACTGTATCTAAAGAAGCTGTTCACAGCTTTCCCACAAGTAAAAGTACTCTAAGTGCCTCATCGGAAAGACTCTTAATACAAGATGCTCCTAAAATGCAGTGCAtaaatcaaacattttcaaCCAGTAGCAATAGCAATAAAAACTTAACCAGCCCACAGGGACACAGGATAAATAAAAGAAGGAGGAGTGACACTTTACAGAGAGAGTCCTTAAGGTTCATGAAAGGAGTAATGGATGAATGTACCCATGTAGCTAACTTCTCAG ATGTCTCCTTgttcttttcactgaaaaaaaagagatctgaGAGAACTGACCTGAATGCTACAAAGTTTTGTTGA
- the MFSD8 gene encoding major facilitator superfamily domain-containing protein 8 isoform X3: protein MAAAVSGPEVAAEGQEPLLSPGEAAEEESRDVVETQEHYKSRWRSIWIMYLTMFLSSVGFSIVIMSVWPYLQKIDPTADASFLGWIIASYSIGQMVASPLFGLWSNYRPRREPLVVSTAISVAANCLYAYVHVPHSHNKYYMLTARALVGFGAGNVAVVRSYIAGATSLTERTSAMANTSACQAIGFILGPVFQTCFTLIGEEGITWKLVNLQLNMYTAPVLFGALLGVINIILIFAILREHRVDDMGRQCKSINFEGEESGALDQDAEGNVDHVAVVAINFLFFVILFVFAVFETIATPLTMDMYSWTRKEAVFYNGIILSVVGVESVIVFMVVKTLSKKTGERAILHGGLLIVLVGFFILLPWGKKLPNIQWQEIKNNSIPRTTSAELLMPFWSLQAVQLPSNHTVEPVGCPVTQSWCLNTPMIYLAQYISSDILIGLGYPVCNVMSYTLYSKILGPKPQGVYMGWLTASGSGARILGPVFVSCVLSYGLLLVEQHPLILTKPGLVFTVK from the exons ATGGCGGCCGCGGTCTCCGGTCCGGAGGTGGCTGCTGAGGGGCAGGAGCCTTTGCTGAGTCCCGGAGAGGCGgcggaggaggagagcag GGATGTTGTGGAAACACAAGAGCATTATAAGAGCAGGTGGCGATCCATCTGGATAATGTATCTAACTATGTTTCTCAGTAGTGTAG GTTTCTCAATTGTAATTATGTCTGTGTGGCCATATCTCCAAAAG ATTGATCCAACAGCAGATGCGAGTTTCTTGGGCTGGATTATAGCTTCATATAGCATCGGCCAAATGGTTGCCTCTCCCCTGTTCGGCTTGTGGTCCAATTACAGGCCAAGGAGAGAACCTCTCGTTGTTTCAACTGCTATTTCGGTAGCTGCTAATTGTCTTTATGCCTATGTCCATGTACCTCATTCACACAACAAATACTACATGCTGACTGCACGTGCTCTTGTGGGATTTGGAGCAG gaaacgTGGCTGTAGTTCGATCGTATATTGCGGGTGCCACTTCTCTTACAGAAAGAACAAGTGCCATGGCCAATACCAGTGCCTGCCAAGCAATTGGCTTCATATTAGGACCAG TTTTTCAGACATGTTTTACACTTATTGGAGAAGAAGGAATAACATGGAAATTAGTTAATCTTCAACTGAACATGTATACGGCACCAGTTTTATTTGGAGCTCTCTTAGGAGTTATTAATATTATTCTCATCTTTGCCATATTGAG AGAGCATCGAGTGGATGACATGGGACGGCAATGCAAAAGTATCAATTTTGAAGGAGAAG AAAGTGGGGCTCTGGATCAGGATGCAGAAGGAAACGTTGACCATGTTGCTGTGGTAGcaatcaattttcttttctttgtcatcTTGTTTGTGTTTGCTGTCTTTGAAAC TATAGCTACTCCATTGACGATGGATATGTATTCCTGGACCAGGAAAGAAGCTGTTTTTTATAATGGAATAATCCTTAGTGTGGTTGGCGTTGAATCAGTTATTGTTTTCATGGTGGTTAAAACACTATCTAAAAA GACTGGTGAGCGTGCCATACTCCATGGAGGCTTACTGATTGTCTTGGTTGGATTCTTTATCTTACTGCCGTGGGGGAAAAAACTACCAAATATCCAGTGGCAAG aaataaagaataactCCATTCCCAGAACAACTTCCGCTGAACTGTTAATGCCTTTCTGGAGTTTGCAAGCAGTGCAGCTTCCATCCAACCACACAGTAGAACCCGTAGGCTGCCCTGTCACGCAGTCCTGGTGCCTGAATACTCCTATGATCTATCTGGCCCAGTATATCAGCTCTGACATACTAATAGGATTGGGCTATCCAGTTTGTAATGTCATGTCCTACACTTTATACTCAAAAATTCTTGGACCAAAGCCTCAG GGTGTCTACATGGGATGGTTAACTGCCTCTGGAAGTGGAGCACGAATACTTGGGCCTGTTTTT
- the MFSD8 gene encoding major facilitator superfamily domain-containing protein 8 isoform X1, whose product MAAAVSGPEVAAEGQEPLLSPGEAAEEESRDVVETQEHYKSRWRSIWIMYLTMFLSSVGFSIVIMSVWPYLQKIDPTADASFLGWIIASYSIGQMVASPLFGLWSNYRPRREPLVVSTAISVAANCLYAYVHVPHSHNKYYMLTARALVGFGAGNVAVVRSYIAGATSLTERTSAMANTSACQAIGFILGPVFQTCFTLIGEEGITWKLVNLQLNMYTAPVLFGALLGVINIILIFAILREHRVDDMGRQCKSINFEGEESGALDQDAEGNVDHVAVVAINFLFFVILFVFAVFETIATPLTMDMYSWTRKEAVFYNGIILSVVGVESVIVFMVVKTLSKKTGERAILHGGLLIVLVGFFILLPWGKKLPNIQWQEIKNNSIPRTTSAELLMPFWSLQAVQLPSNHTVEPVGCPVTQSWCLNTPMIYLAQYISSDILIGLGYPVCNVMSYTLYSKILGPKPQGVYMGWLTASGSGARILGPVFVSQIYTHLGPRWAFSLICGIVVVSLLLLEIVYKRLIAFSVRYGRMQEENC is encoded by the exons ATGGCGGCCGCGGTCTCCGGTCCGGAGGTGGCTGCTGAGGGGCAGGAGCCTTTGCTGAGTCCCGGAGAGGCGgcggaggaggagagcag GGATGTTGTGGAAACACAAGAGCATTATAAGAGCAGGTGGCGATCCATCTGGATAATGTATCTAACTATGTTTCTCAGTAGTGTAG GTTTCTCAATTGTAATTATGTCTGTGTGGCCATATCTCCAAAAG ATTGATCCAACAGCAGATGCGAGTTTCTTGGGCTGGATTATAGCTTCATATAGCATCGGCCAAATGGTTGCCTCTCCCCTGTTCGGCTTGTGGTCCAATTACAGGCCAAGGAGAGAACCTCTCGTTGTTTCAACTGCTATTTCGGTAGCTGCTAATTGTCTTTATGCCTATGTCCATGTACCTCATTCACACAACAAATACTACATGCTGACTGCACGTGCTCTTGTGGGATTTGGAGCAG gaaacgTGGCTGTAGTTCGATCGTATATTGCGGGTGCCACTTCTCTTACAGAAAGAACAAGTGCCATGGCCAATACCAGTGCCTGCCAAGCAATTGGCTTCATATTAGGACCAG TTTTTCAGACATGTTTTACACTTATTGGAGAAGAAGGAATAACATGGAAATTAGTTAATCTTCAACTGAACATGTATACGGCACCAGTTTTATTTGGAGCTCTCTTAGGAGTTATTAATATTATTCTCATCTTTGCCATATTGAG AGAGCATCGAGTGGATGACATGGGACGGCAATGCAAAAGTATCAATTTTGAAGGAGAAG AAAGTGGGGCTCTGGATCAGGATGCAGAAGGAAACGTTGACCATGTTGCTGTGGTAGcaatcaattttcttttctttgtcatcTTGTTTGTGTTTGCTGTCTTTGAAAC TATAGCTACTCCATTGACGATGGATATGTATTCCTGGACCAGGAAAGAAGCTGTTTTTTATAATGGAATAATCCTTAGTGTGGTTGGCGTTGAATCAGTTATTGTTTTCATGGTGGTTAAAACACTATCTAAAAA GACTGGTGAGCGTGCCATACTCCATGGAGGCTTACTGATTGTCTTGGTTGGATTCTTTATCTTACTGCCGTGGGGGAAAAAACTACCAAATATCCAGTGGCAAG aaataaagaataactCCATTCCCAGAACAACTTCCGCTGAACTGTTAATGCCTTTCTGGAGTTTGCAAGCAGTGCAGCTTCCATCCAACCACACAGTAGAACCCGTAGGCTGCCCTGTCACGCAGTCCTGGTGCCTGAATACTCCTATGATCTATCTGGCCCAGTATATCAGCTCTGACATACTAATAGGATTGGGCTATCCAGTTTGTAATGTCATGTCCTACACTTTATACTCAAAAATTCTTGGACCAAAGCCTCAG GGTGTCTACATGGGATGGTTAACTGCCTCTGGAAGTGGAGCACGAATACTTGGGCCTGTTTTTGTGAGCCAAATATACACACACCTGGGACCACGTTGGGCATTTAGCTTAATCTGTGGAATAGTCGTAGTCTCTCTCTTACTCTTGGAGATAGTATACAAGAGACTTATTGCATTTTCTGTCAGATATGGAAGGATGCAAGAAGAGAATtgctaa
- the MFSD8 gene encoding major facilitator superfamily domain-containing protein 8 isoform X2, with product MAAAVSGPEVAAEGQEPLLSPGEAAEEESRDVVETQEHYKSRWRSIWIMYLTMFLSSVGFSIVIMSVWPYLQKIDPTADASFLGWIIASYSIGQMVASPLFGLWSNYRPRREPLVVSTAISVAANCLYAYVHVPHSHNKYYMLTARALVGFGAGNVAVVRSYIAGATSLTERTSAMANTSACQAIGFILGPVFQTCFTLIGEEGITWKLVNLQLNMYTAPVLFGALLGVINIILIFAILREHRVDDMGRQCKSINFEGEESGALDQDAEGNVDHVAVVAINFLFFVILFVFAVFETIATPLTMDMYSWTRKEAVFYNGIILSVVGVESVIVFMVVKTLSKKTGERAILHGGLLIVLVGFFILLPWGKKLPNIQWQEIKNNSIPRTTSAELLMPFWSLQAVQLPSNHTVEPVGCPVTQSWCLNTPMIYLAQYISSDILIGLGYPVCNVMSYTLYSKILGPKPQGVYMGWLTASGSGARILGPVFVSCVLSYGLLLVEQHPLILTKPGLVFTEQSPEVLIPLQLPFDIQA from the exons ATGGCGGCCGCGGTCTCCGGTCCGGAGGTGGCTGCTGAGGGGCAGGAGCCTTTGCTGAGTCCCGGAGAGGCGgcggaggaggagagcag GGATGTTGTGGAAACACAAGAGCATTATAAGAGCAGGTGGCGATCCATCTGGATAATGTATCTAACTATGTTTCTCAGTAGTGTAG GTTTCTCAATTGTAATTATGTCTGTGTGGCCATATCTCCAAAAG ATTGATCCAACAGCAGATGCGAGTTTCTTGGGCTGGATTATAGCTTCATATAGCATCGGCCAAATGGTTGCCTCTCCCCTGTTCGGCTTGTGGTCCAATTACAGGCCAAGGAGAGAACCTCTCGTTGTTTCAACTGCTATTTCGGTAGCTGCTAATTGTCTTTATGCCTATGTCCATGTACCTCATTCACACAACAAATACTACATGCTGACTGCACGTGCTCTTGTGGGATTTGGAGCAG gaaacgTGGCTGTAGTTCGATCGTATATTGCGGGTGCCACTTCTCTTACAGAAAGAACAAGTGCCATGGCCAATACCAGTGCCTGCCAAGCAATTGGCTTCATATTAGGACCAG TTTTTCAGACATGTTTTACACTTATTGGAGAAGAAGGAATAACATGGAAATTAGTTAATCTTCAACTGAACATGTATACGGCACCAGTTTTATTTGGAGCTCTCTTAGGAGTTATTAATATTATTCTCATCTTTGCCATATTGAG AGAGCATCGAGTGGATGACATGGGACGGCAATGCAAAAGTATCAATTTTGAAGGAGAAG AAAGTGGGGCTCTGGATCAGGATGCAGAAGGAAACGTTGACCATGTTGCTGTGGTAGcaatcaattttcttttctttgtcatcTTGTTTGTGTTTGCTGTCTTTGAAAC TATAGCTACTCCATTGACGATGGATATGTATTCCTGGACCAGGAAAGAAGCTGTTTTTTATAATGGAATAATCCTTAGTGTGGTTGGCGTTGAATCAGTTATTGTTTTCATGGTGGTTAAAACACTATCTAAAAA GACTGGTGAGCGTGCCATACTCCATGGAGGCTTACTGATTGTCTTGGTTGGATTCTTTATCTTACTGCCGTGGGGGAAAAAACTACCAAATATCCAGTGGCAAG aaataaagaataactCCATTCCCAGAACAACTTCCGCTGAACTGTTAATGCCTTTCTGGAGTTTGCAAGCAGTGCAGCTTCCATCCAACCACACAGTAGAACCCGTAGGCTGCCCTGTCACGCAGTCCTGGTGCCTGAATACTCCTATGATCTATCTGGCCCAGTATATCAGCTCTGACATACTAATAGGATTGGGCTATCCAGTTTGTAATGTCATGTCCTACACTTTATACTCAAAAATTCTTGGACCAAAGCCTCAG GGTGTCTACATGGGATGGTTAACTGCCTCTGGAAGTGGAGCACGAATACTTGGGCCTGTTTTT
- the MFSD8 gene encoding major facilitator superfamily domain-containing protein 8 isoform X5, with product MSVWPYLQKIDPTADASFLGWIIASYSIGQMVASPLFGLWSNYRPRREPLVVSTAISVAANCLYAYVHVPHSHNKYYMLTARALVGFGAGNVAVVRSYIAGATSLTERTSAMANTSACQAIGFILGPVFQTCFTLIGEEGITWKLVNLQLNMYTAPVLFGALLGVINIILIFAILREHRVDDMGRQCKSINFEGEESGALDQDAEGNVDHVAVVAINFLFFVILFVFAVFETIATPLTMDMYSWTRKEAVFYNGIILSVVGVESVIVFMVVKTLSKKTGERAILHGGLLIVLVGFFILLPWGKKLPNIQWQEIKNNSIPRTTSAELLMPFWSLQAVQLPSNHTVEPVGCPVTQSWCLNTPMIYLAQYISSDILIGLGYPVCNVMSYTLYSKILGPKPQGVYMGWLTASGSGARILGPVFVSQIYTHLGPRWAFSLICGIVVVSLLLLEIVYKRLIAFSVRYGRMQEENC from the exons ATGTCTGTGTGGCCATATCTCCAAAAG ATTGATCCAACAGCAGATGCGAGTTTCTTGGGCTGGATTATAGCTTCATATAGCATCGGCCAAATGGTTGCCTCTCCCCTGTTCGGCTTGTGGTCCAATTACAGGCCAAGGAGAGAACCTCTCGTTGTTTCAACTGCTATTTCGGTAGCTGCTAATTGTCTTTATGCCTATGTCCATGTACCTCATTCACACAACAAATACTACATGCTGACTGCACGTGCTCTTGTGGGATTTGGAGCAG gaaacgTGGCTGTAGTTCGATCGTATATTGCGGGTGCCACTTCTCTTACAGAAAGAACAAGTGCCATGGCCAATACCAGTGCCTGCCAAGCAATTGGCTTCATATTAGGACCAG TTTTTCAGACATGTTTTACACTTATTGGAGAAGAAGGAATAACATGGAAATTAGTTAATCTTCAACTGAACATGTATACGGCACCAGTTTTATTTGGAGCTCTCTTAGGAGTTATTAATATTATTCTCATCTTTGCCATATTGAG AGAGCATCGAGTGGATGACATGGGACGGCAATGCAAAAGTATCAATTTTGAAGGAGAAG AAAGTGGGGCTCTGGATCAGGATGCAGAAGGAAACGTTGACCATGTTGCTGTGGTAGcaatcaattttcttttctttgtcatcTTGTTTGTGTTTGCTGTCTTTGAAAC TATAGCTACTCCATTGACGATGGATATGTATTCCTGGACCAGGAAAGAAGCTGTTTTTTATAATGGAATAATCCTTAGTGTGGTTGGCGTTGAATCAGTTATTGTTTTCATGGTGGTTAAAACACTATCTAAAAA GACTGGTGAGCGTGCCATACTCCATGGAGGCTTACTGATTGTCTTGGTTGGATTCTTTATCTTACTGCCGTGGGGGAAAAAACTACCAAATATCCAGTGGCAAG aaataaagaataactCCATTCCCAGAACAACTTCCGCTGAACTGTTAATGCCTTTCTGGAGTTTGCAAGCAGTGCAGCTTCCATCCAACCACACAGTAGAACCCGTAGGCTGCCCTGTCACGCAGTCCTGGTGCCTGAATACTCCTATGATCTATCTGGCCCAGTATATCAGCTCTGACATACTAATAGGATTGGGCTATCCAGTTTGTAATGTCATGTCCTACACTTTATACTCAAAAATTCTTGGACCAAAGCCTCAG GGTGTCTACATGGGATGGTTAACTGCCTCTGGAAGTGGAGCACGAATACTTGGGCCTGTTTTTGTGAGCCAAATATACACACACCTGGGACCACGTTGGGCATTTAGCTTAATCTGTGGAATAGTCGTAGTCTCTCTCTTACTCTTGGAGATAGTATACAAGAGACTTATTGCATTTTCTGTCAGATATGGAAGGATGCAAGAAGAGAATtgctaa